The sequence below is a genomic window from Pyrobaculum sp. 3827-6.
GAGTCTCTGTAGACGTAGGCCTGGGAGAGGAGCGACTCCGCCGCCGGGTTCCCCAGGCTCTCCAAGAGGAGGAGCATAGCCGTCCTCAAGTTCTCCACACGCCCCGCCCTCCCAACGCGCCTCCAGTCCAGCTCCCACGGCTCCACGAGGGCGTAGACATAGGCCTCCACATCTCTCCTCTTCCCAGTCCTAAACTCTTGAAATCTTTGGGAAAACCTCAGGGTGATCGCCTTCACAAGAGCCACAGCCTCCGCCGCCCTAGTCCTGTCTGTCAAGATGTAGCGTGGGTAGTAGACGCGCCTAGGCGAGGCCATGGGAAGCGGGGCGCAGCGCTCCGACTTGGCGATCGGCTCGGTGCAGTCGGCGGACTGGGCCACCTGGTCAAGGTGGCGCTGTCTACACATCTCGTACACCTCGTAAGAAGACAGGTCTCTGTACGTCCGCCGCAGGTCGTCGCAGAAGAGGGGGCAGTTGGGGTATCTCGACGCCAGCTCTCTCACCACCCACCTAGCCCTAGCCTCGGCCTCCTCCTCCGGGAGGCCCGCGAGGCGGAACATCCGCTTTAAGAGGCCGCAGACCACGGAAAAACAAAACGCCCAGTTTTAAACCTCTCCACACGCCACTTCAAACTCCTCCAGAGCGTCCCTAACCGCGCGGGGTGGGTAGGCCCACTCCCCAAGGGCCTCCGCGGCGAGGGGGTCTCTCACGGAGTCCCTCGCTCTTCTGGCCAGCTCCACGAGGCAAGCCACCTCCCTCAGCACAGCCCTCAGCTTCTCCACGCAGTCCCCCTCTTTGTTTGCGGCTTCTCGGGGTTCCCACCTGCCGAGGTACACTGTCTTCTTCCTCCCGCCGTAGTAGAGAGTGGCGTAGAGAGAATCGCCTCGGCGCCAGACGTAGACAGACACACCCCCCACAACCCCCTCGGCAACCCTCTGGTAGGCCACGTCCTACCGTCTAAACAAGTCCTCACCTCCGGCGGCGGGGGCAACGCGCCCCGCGGCCCCGACGTTCCTCACAAGACGGGAGACTCGGCGTCGTGTTGGCGGGTGAGAACGCGGCGCCGCGGAGCCGAACGCCGCTTCCTCACAAGGCGGAGAATCCGCCTCAGACACGGCGTGTGAGGAACGCCGCTCCGACTAGCCCAGCGCCGCCTCCTCACAAACCGAAAAACTCGGCGGGGAGACGCCGAGTGAGAACTAGTAGAGGCCGTCATCTCGAATCTCGTAGCGGATTTCCGTGGTGGGCGCCATGCCGGGGACGTCCAGCGGAATCATCACGCCCTCAGCCTTCTGCTTGTTAGGCCTCCTCATGAGAAACAACGCGTGGACTCCGTGAAGCAAGACGTTGCCGCCGGCAGGCCTCTTGCTACTGAAAAAGTCCGGCACGTCGATAACCTGGTCCGTTAGTATCGACAGGGTGCCGTAGACGGCGGCCATTCTGCGGAGTATGTCAAGGAAGTAAGCCAGCAGTTGCTGACGGGCGGCAAGCCTCTCCCGGCCGCGGAACTGCGCACGTAGAGCGTGCGACACCATGGAGTCCACCACAACCACGTCCACGGCCCTAAGCGAGAGGAGGACTTCCTTCAAATCCACCGGGTCGATGACCTGGGTGATGTGTAGCCTGTCAGACAGCGCGGTCAAGTCGGAGCCGAATCTCTTGGCTACGCGTTCAAACAGCGAGAGGTTCAGCGCACCCTCGGTGTCGATATAGACAACGCGTTTGCCGGCGAGGGCCGCCAGCACGGAGGCTTGAATTGCAAACATGGACTTCCCCGCCCCGTACTCCCCGGCCAGCCCGTAGATGTAGCCGAAGCGCAGGCCGCCCCAAGGCGTCTTCTCGTCAAATTCGCTCACATGAGTCTTCAACACCTCGGCCGCGGCGTAGGTCTTCACAGCCTCAGACACCGGCACAACCCTCGCCCCGACGCCCGCCGCTCTCCTTATCGAGGCCAGGACCTCCTCGGCCTTCTCTAGGTCGTCCTCCAGCTCCAGCATCTGCGCCAGCTCGACGACGTTCTTAACCGCGAGGTGCCTCAGCCCCCCCAGCTCCGCACACAGCCTAACCACGTCCTCCCTCTTCGGCCCCCTATACTGCTGGCACTCCTCGGGAGCCTCCGCCTTCTTAGGCACGGCTTCTCCTCATCTCCTCTTGGAAAAACCTTGCGAACTCGGCCCACTCCTCCTCTGTGAAGAGCTTTCGCAGGCGCCACGCCTCCGACGGCAACGATGAAGCCTCTGCTGAGGAGCTCCTCCCTCGACCGCCAGACAGCCGCCTGGGGCCCGCGTGCAGTTGCGGATTCCCGGCGGCTCCCGCGGATCTCTATGCGGCCGTGTCGTTAGATCTGCCGACGCGGTAGGCAATATACAACAGCGTTAAGACAGCCGCACGCGAAGTCCCGTAAAGTGGAGCCGCACCCGCTTGTAAGACTACCGATTAAGTCTAAGCAACAGAGCCCGCAACGTTAATCAGCAGAGCTTTTCCCCCTCTTTTCCAGCCAAGCCGATAGGAAGAGTACTAAGATCATTGACACATACACGCCCACAATAAATAAAAAGTCCTTAAAAGGGTCTTCGTCATATACAAGAAAATAGAAGAATGCCAACATAACAAGAGCGTTTTCATTTAGCCGCTTCACGGCAGTTATGTACCAAAGAATTGTATATATTGTTAGAAATACCGCGAGATTAAACAGATAAACATAAAGCGGCACCCCCCTAATCCACGCGAAAATAGCTGATATCGCTATCCCAAGTATAAGAGCGATGAGGGGAGGCGAAAAAACCCTAGCAATGGATTTCATGAATGTATTTTTGCTTTAACACATAAGGAAACTTCCGGCTGTCGCTCTAACTCCAAAATATACACTCCACCAACCACCTAAGGCACCTGCAAAAAACGAATTTACTCCAACCCACAGGCCGACGGCCACTGCCCTTCCTAAACTCCCAGTTCTCCGATAGCAGTCATAGGCGGCCAAGCCACCGAAGATGACTGCACTTGCTAACCCTACACCAATGGTTACGTCTGTTACAAGTGCGTATCCTTTTCCTAATGGCTTGTCTATGTCTGTTCCGGCCACCGCTCTTGATATCTGCATAAGGGCTTGTGATATCTGTGGATATGCCTGTGGCTTGTACTGCCTGTCTGAGGACTGCCACTTCTTGGCTAGTCTGTCCACCGCGGTGGAGAGTAGTGCGTAGTACTGGGAGAGGGTGAAGTTGCCCTCCACCACAACCCAGTCGCCGAAGTACACGGTCTTGTTTTTAAACCAGTAGTTAGCCCAGGTAAAGACGTCGCCGTACCCAGCCGCGCCCACCTCGGCTAGGGTGATGACGTAGAGGCGGTGGGTCTCGTTGACGTACTTCACGTAGTACAGAACAAACCACTGCCTACCCCCCGCCGCGGCTGTGGTGTAGTTAAGCCAGGTGTTGCTGTCCAGCTGGAGAGAGGTCCAGTTGCCGAATTCAAGAGTGAGAAATCCTTCGCGCGGAGTGTTAGATATGGCGTAGATCAAAGTGCCGTTTTGGTACGTGTATACGCCGGTTTCGTTAGCCACCACCGTGACGGCCCCCGCGTCGATCTGGCGCTTTAGGTCGTAGTAGTAGGCCTTGGCGAGCCTGGCCAGCTCTGTCACGTTGGCGCCGGGGACCAACGGGCTGTCTACAATAGTCACGCCGCTTTGGGTGACGTACGCAGTGTGGAAAAGCTCGTAACGCGGAAGCAATACATCCGGCGTGCCCAGTAGAGAGAATGTGGCGTAGAGGTTGTTAATTACGTCGCCTGCCGTCTGCCCCATAGCCACAGCCGCCAACACCATTACCAACCCGAGCCACCGCATATCCGCAAGAACCCATTTTTTTAAGTTTTACTGCTATGAACGCGCCAGAACCTCCCGCCTCTAAACAATAGGACGGCGCATTTCTTGACTACCGCAACGGCGTCGTAGTCCCTTGTAACGACGGCGCACCCCGCCCCGCACTCAGCCTCGCACAGCTCCGCGGCGTACAGCTCCGCAGGCTTCTGCTCGGAGAGGCGACAGTCGAGGCGGTACATGCCGCAGAGCTCTATATAGCGCCTAGCGAGAGGCATGTGGGTCTCGCTCCAGGCGTCTACCACAAACACAGCCTCCACACCGGCCTCCGCGGCAGATCTGAAGAGCTCCTCCGGATCGCTGAGGGCGGCTGCGATGGAAAAGACGTCTACGTACAGCCTCCGGTAGTTGGCCGGAGAGTCAGGCTTAAGCTCGAAGACGCCCTTCCTAGTCCTTACCCTCATGGAATTTTGCGATGAGGAACTTCGCCACGGCTAGGGGCACCTCCTCCCCCTCTGCCTCATAAACCACATAGCCGCCGCATTTGACCGCAATACGCCTGCTCCTCGACACCACAAGCACTCTGAAACGCGGCGAGGCGAAGAAAGTCAAGTCCACCTTCTCCACAGCAGGCTTGACGTACACCTCTCCATTCGCCGATATGCGCCCCCGGCACTCCACCACAGCCTCGGCCACGTAGACGGGGGTCTTCTCAACCCTCTCCAGAGCCCTCTTGTACCTCCTAAACAGCATGACGGCGGCTACGTGTGTGCATATGTCTCTTCTGCGTCTGAGGCCGAACTGTGTGTAGTAGCAGGTGCAGAGCCACCTGCCCTCAGCAGAAGACCACCACACCTGGTAAAGAGGCCTCCAGTCGCCGAGCTCACGCCTCCCTTCCACCACGTAGAGCTCCTCCCTCACCTCCTTAACGTCTCCCAGCCTCAAGAGGGCCCTCTTAATCCAGCTCCTCGACTTGTCTGGGAAGTCTGCTCTAAGCGCCTCCACGGCGCTACGCAGTGGGTCTCTCTGCATAGGGAGGCACGGTGATGCGGAACTGGGCCCAGGTCCCGCGTAGAGGCAGAAGCTTAGCCAACGCCTCAGCCGAGCGGAGAGAGGCGGCCCTAACCGTTATAAAAGCCTCCGAGGGCTGGAGAGGCGTTGTTTTAGACTCGTCCAAGTCCCAGTCTGGGAATCTCACAACCATCTTGACGTAGCCGACGTGGCGCTGGAATTCTCTATAGGAGTGGGAAACCAAGACAAAGAAGCGGCCGCGGCTTCTCCCGGTGCGTAGGTGGTCAGTGAGGAGGGAGTACCTCGACGTGAATGCCAGGAATCGGTGGGCCTCGTCTACTACGTAGATGACGTTCTTCACGTCGCGCGTAAGCTCTAGATGCGCCAGCACGTAGGCCAGCCTCCCCACTCTATCCAGCCCCGAGACGTCGACGCAGGTCGAGGCTCCGTGCCGGATGGGTACGTCCGTCTTCTCGAACTGAGGACCGTCGAAGTGGACTAGACGCCTACGCAAGGCGTAGGCTGTGTCCATCTCGTGAGGCTCGGCCACATCTAAGACGCCGCGCCTAACCTGCGAAAGGGTGTGTGCGCCTTTCTCAACCGTTCTGTGTAGAAGCTCGGCCATCGCGGGAGTCAGCAGATAGGGATATTCGCCGTACGTGGCCGCGAGGCTCTCCTCCAAAATCTCCACGACGCGCGGCGTGGGGAGGTCTAGGGGGTTTACCGAAAACCTCCCCGCGAAATCGCAGTTCCTAAAGTCGCCGGCCGTGTCGTAAACCACCACGGCGTAGTCGCTGGGAACATCGCGGAGAGACCACTTGACGAAAGAGGTCTTGCCAGTGCCGGGAAGCCCCGTAATCAAGGCGTTGCCCTCAACAGCCGTGACAAGTCTGAAGAGCTGGGTGTAGAGAGTCATACGCCAAGCGCCCTAATCCCCAGGTCTGTGAGCCTCACCGTGAGGGTGAGGGCGTCTAGCCTCACCAGGCCTAGCTGGGAGGCTTTGACAACGGCTTGGCCGTACTTCTCCTGGGCGTACTTCAGGCTCAGAAAACCGCCAGCCTCCCATAGTGTGCGGAGTAGCTCATTGACGTCGGGGTCTTCCACCTCGGCGGCTGGCGGAGGCGTGTACGCCCTACAGAGGCGGCCCCCGCTCCAAGCCTTCTTCATCGCCAGCCCCTCGTACGTCAAGCCCTGGACAGCGAGAACAACCCTATCGGCGACAGCCGCCTTGAGGTCGTAGACAGAGGTGTAGATGCGCAGAACGCCGGAGAGGGGCTTAGCCATGGCTAGCAAATCGCTAAACGCCGGCCAGACGTCTGTGTAGATCTCGACGGCCCAGCCCTCAGCCGAGGCGTCGAGGTGGAAGGCCAAGGCGAGGCCCATCGCCAAGAGGACGGGGTCGACGGGAGGCGCCTTGTACTGGAAGACGCCCTCCCCCCTCTGCAACTCTCCGTAGTCCACGTAGCGGAAGAGGGCGCATAGAGGCGCGCTGCACTGAGCCAGCTCCGCCGTGTGCTTGGGAAAGAGGGGAGGGTTGTTATTCCTAAGGAAGACTGTGGTGAAGACCAGGGAGCCCTCCGGCGTAAGGTCGAAGCCGAGGCCGGTTGTCCTCTCGGCTTGGCAGAAGGTGTACCTTGTTTTCGCCTCAGGCGGCTCTGCAAGGCCGCCTATTACAATCTCCAGCATCAGCAAGTTAACTGGATGGGTATCCCCACTAATTGTAGCAGTTGGTTTGCGTAGTGTGAGAAGACTGGGCAACCTTTGCCGAAGTAGTCCACGGCGAACTTCGGCTTCTTCCCGTCGTCTAGCCGTATAACGGCGAGTCTGGCGGGGGAGGCGTTTACCACGTAGCCCTCGTAGCGCCATATGGAGTACAGCTCCTCCCGCTTAGGAGGCTTGACGACAGCCCGCCTGTCACAGCCGAGGACCAGGGCGTATCCCCCAGACCTAAACAGCTGGGCGATGTGCTCAATAGAGCCGCGTAGTATAAAGCCGTAGGTGCACAGCTGTTTCTCCACATAGCCGGCGATGTAGAAGCGGTAGTCCGGCTCAGTCCACCTATCCGCCCTCTTCACCCTCCGCAACAGATAGACCTCTTGAGGAGACTTCACCACAACCACGTCGCCTAGGCGGGCGTACGGCTCGTTCACCGGGAGCCAATACACCGAGAGGAAAAACATCCTCTGCCTAATCGGCAGAACCCAGCCGGGCTCCACGGGGGGCGGAGGCGGGGGCGGCGTGTTCTGCATAAAGCCGGGCTCAGGAGCGTCAGTCTCGAAGCTGGCGGGGGGCTTCCTGGGCGCCGCCGGCGCGGCCGGGGTCTGCGGGCGGGAGCCGTCTCCTCCGAGTATCCTCCGCAGATACTCGGCCATGTCGACAGTCCCCGTCCCGCGCGCCGTCTCTTCTCTGGCCAGGGTCTGGGTCTCTCCGCAGAGGTCGGGCCTCCTCGCGCAGATCTCTCTCGGGTCGGTCATTTTAGCCGCGGGTCTAGGGGTATTTTGACGTGGTATTTCAAGTTGCGGGGTTTTATGCGCATGATGGCCATGGCGTAGGGCTGTCCCGAGAGGGAGGCCTCCCTCGGCGTAACCGTGGTCAGAAGGTAGGCGGTGTCTGCCTCGTCTAGGTAGAGGACGTGGGCCAGCGGCTTGACAACGTCCTCGCCCCCGCCGAAGAGGAGCTGGACAGAGGCGCTCCGCAACAGGTCATGCTCCAGCTGAGTCTCCAGCTGGAGGACAAACCAAATGGCCAGCCCGTACTTCCTCCCGCCCATCACAATCTCCTCAAGCATAGAAGAGAGTGTGGAGTAGCCCGGCACGCCCCTCTTAGAGATCAGCCTAGCCTCGTCAAAGACAATGACGGTCCTCACCCTCTCCACCCTCTCATCCACGTGCTTTGCGAGGAGGTACACCAGCAAAACTCCGTAGAAGAAGGCCTGCAGCGCCGCGTCCTTCCTAGCCTTGTACACGCTGAAGACCACGTGCCTCCCGCCGACGTCCACAAAGCGGGGGCTGTAGCCAGCCATAGAAGCCATCCGCTCCAGCACCGCCTTCACAGCCTCCGCGTTCTCCCCCGCATCCAGCCCGTACTCCCCCGCCAGCCTCCTAAACCACATAGACCTGGACAGCACCTCCGGCATGTCCGACGGAAGCTCCTCCGGCACCTCCACCACCTGCGCCCCGTGCAACACAGCCCACTTCAAGTAGTCCCCGTGGGGGTCCACCACCACCACGTCTACGCCAGCCTCTGCCAAAACCCCGAGCCAGCTACCCACAGTCCAGGACTTGCCGAGGCCGGAGGCGCCTATGACAACGCCGTGGACGGTGGGGAGGGCGTCTAGGTCGACGGAGACCGGCCTGCCGAATCTGTCGTAGGCCAGCACCACCTCCCTCCCCACCGCCAGGAGCTTCCCTCCGTAGAACATGGGGAAGCGGGAGAGGTCGTGGCTGAGGGCCTTCACCCCGTTTCTCAACGCCCAGAAGTCGTATGTGGCTATCCAGTCCTGGGTCATGTATATGGAGTGGAGGTCTTTGGAGCCGTATGGGTAGAGGAGGATGGGCCTCTCGTTGTACCTAGCCATCCTCTCCACGAATTCGGAGAGCTCCCTAATCCTAATCAGCCGCTTCCCCGTGTCCCTACCCTCGTAGACCTTGACGAACTTTTTGTGGACTACCTCTGGGGGCATGTCTGTGAAGGCCACCGCCCACTTCTCCATCATTCCGAAGGCGGCGGCCTCCGCAGACGCCATGGCCTCCAGCATCTCCCGAGACGCCGGCAGGAAGGAGGCCCGGGAGACGTGCGACAGCGAGAGGAGGAGGTACGGCACTCTGTACCACCTCCTAACCCGTCTATAGACAAACAGCCACAGCGGTATCGCCAGCAGAAACCAGCCGCTTGAAATTAAGGCCAGGGGGATGAACAAAAGGGCGGTTAGGTAGGGCCACCTCCCCGGCTGCTTTCTGCTGGAGAGCCAGGGCTCCGCCTTGTTGAGGACGTAGTACTCTTTGAGGATTAGCTCTACCTGCCTAAGCCTCTCCGGCGCCAGCCGCCTCGCGGTGTAGCGTATGTATTTGCGGTCTCCCCAGACGAAGTACGCCACCCACTCGCCTCTCCTCAGCGACAGCTTTGCGTACATTTCGTGCAACCTCGGCGCCGCGGATATGCCGTATACCGAGTGTATAGGCTCGGCGCGCCAGAAGACGTGGTAGAGCCCGCGGCGGGGGTCGAAAGCCGCCTCCACCCCCGGCTCTCTATGAGCCACGCGAAGAGGCTCCAGAGGGGCGACCCTCGTGTGAATCCACACAAGCACCTCCTCACCCCACGCCACCACGGGCAGTACCGCCAATAACGCCAGAGGCGGATACGCCTTGGCCATAATCGCTATCGCCAAGAGCGACAGGCCGAACAGCGCAAGGGTCTTGTCGTAGTAGTTCATGGCCTCGCCGCCCTCTCGGCCTCTTCTAACTCACCGCGCCACAGCAGATCGACAACTTTGGCTATGTCGGCGCCGGTCCAGGCGGCTTTGAAAATCACCTCGCGGCTTTTGGCGTCTTCCCAGAGCACAGACAGCTTACGGTAGCAGTCAAACACCTCGGGACACGTCGTAGCCAGATCGTACAGCTCCGGCTGGGTAGGCTCCACCCCCAGCTCCCTCATAGCCCTCTCCAGCGGAATGGTCCTAGGCCTCCACCTCTCCGGTGGAGGCTCTGGGATTCTAACCTTCTCCTCCGGGCTGAACTTAAGAGCCTCCTCCCTCTGCCTCTTCAAAATCTCCATAAGCTCCTCCCGGGGCGTCTTCGGCTTCTCGGCCTTCTCCGCCTTCTTCTTACGCCCTATCATAGCCACTGGGCTATCTGCTTGAGGATTTTGCCTATCTTCCTTCTGAACCGCGTCAGCTCTGCGGCTAGGAGGGGGTGGAGGCCTTCGCGCATATACCACCCCACCTCTCTTACGTGGGGTATCCACCCCCTAGCCCAGGCCGAAAGCGCGCCGGCCTTGTTCACAACGATGAAGTAGCCCCGCCTCTCCAGCGACTCCACGTCGATGCGCCTCAGATCAGTGGGCTCGAGGACTGCGACGTACTTGTCTGCGCTGGGTATGTTGTATATCGAGGTGTCCACCACGGCGTACCTTGCCTTCATCTCCCTAGCCTCTGAGACGTCGGCGGCGAGGGGGACAACCCCCTTCAGCAACCTAGCCCCCGTCTTGTCGGGCGACGCGTCTATGAAGACGGCGCGCGCCGAGGCTAGGTGGAGGTAGAGAGCCAGCGACGTGGCTAGGAAGGTCTTGCCGGCCCCCAGTGGGCCGATGACGGCCACGGTTTTTGTCATGTGGCCTCTAGACAGGTTGGGGGGAAAAACCTTGTAAGAAACCTCTCCACCTCTTCCAGCGCCTCGCCTACCAACCTGCCGTAGTCTGTTAACACGTAGACGCCTTCCAGCGCCGCCGCCTCGCGTCTAACGAGCTGGGGCCAAACCCGCCAGTCGTAGCGGAGGCCGGCGCACCTAACGGCCTCTCTAGCCAGGGCCTCCAGCTCACCCGCCGCGGCCGGACCCCTCATCAACCTCCTAATCAACCTGTAGCGGATGAGCTCCCCCACCGGCGAGTAGACCTCAACCCACCCAACCGCGTACATAACCAAGTCTTGCGAAAGAGGGGGATAAACATCACACAGATACGCAGAAATTTTAACCCCCTCCCCCCTAATACAGGAATAATAAATTTTCAGCGGACTCCCCCGTTTCCATTTCTGAAAATTGCGAATATATACCCTGTAAGAGAATTGTACTAGTGATGGTAGAAGGGGGTATCAGGACCCCCATCCGCTGATGGGTGATTGGCGTCGGGGTTTCTGAGGTCCCTCATCCCCCATTACTTCTTTCAAAACCGAAATTTAAACCTGTCTCGTAAATACATAAGTAATACGGCTCTCTTTATAATATTAACAAGACTGAGAAGGTTTGTGTGTTCAGAAACGTTTTCCAGCTCGGCCACAGCCTCGGCTACTGTGTAGCCCTGTTTGACTTTTCTAGCGACGTACTCGGCGTATTTGGCGAGCCTCCCCCTCACGGATGAGATCAGCAGACGCCACTCCTCCTCCGCAAGCCACACGCCCTGCTTAGCGGCTTTGAGGACTGCCTTGAGCATCTCCCTCTCAGAGACGCCCAGTTGCTGAGCTAGCTGGCAGATCCACTGCGCAGTAGCGGCGGTGAGGCCTCTCCTCATCGCCGTGTTCACTATGCGGCACATGTCACTTCTTGGTCAACAATATGAGGGCGAATTTGACGTAGGGGTCGCTCACCGAGGAGAGGATCTTGACGGCGTAGTCCTGGGGGATGCAGTTGACAATTCTCGTGGCGAGGTCCTCAGGCATCGACGCAATAGCCCTAACCAACAGGTCCACCCAGCCCTCGGAGGGGGTTTGCAGAGACTGAGCCTTCTCTTGTTGATCCTGCTGTCCCCTTAAGACACCTAGGTTTAGCATGTGTGGCGTGGGGAGGAGGGGAAAAAACCTTGTCTTAGCTTTTGATTTTAGTTAACAACTCCTCTACCGAGCGGCGGTTTTCTCTATCCCGCAGAATGGCGGCGGCTACGCTGTCTGCGTGGTACTGCCTAATGTGGCCGACGTGCCTCAGCACGTAGGGGGTTATGCGCCTCGCCTGCAACACCTCCGACCTGTCTATCTGGTTGATGACAACAGCCGACGCGAAGCCGGTGTACCTGTTGTACTGCTCGGCCTTGACGTCTGAGACCTTCGACAACATGCGGCCGTCTCCCACAAACACTGTGTACAACCCAAGCTTCTGGAGGCTCTCCAGAAGCTCCGTCCTCAGCGCCGGGGTGGTGTCGATGACGACGGTGTCTACTGGTAGTTTCGTCTTGTCGACGAACTGGGGGAGGTACTCTATCCACTCAAGGAGCGCCAGCTCCAGCTCCTTCACAACAGACTGGTCTTTTTGGTAAAGTTCCACCGCGTCGTATCCCGGCAGTATGTACAGCGTGGGGTTGACTTGGTGAACGTATATCTGCTTCCCTTGAAAGGGGGCGACCCAGCCGGGCCTCCTGGGGACTCTGAAGAGTTGGGAGAGCTCGGCCTTCTCCCAGTCTGCGTCTATGACGAGGGTGAAGCCTTTGGCTATTGACATCACGGTGGCCAGTGTGGTCTTCCCCACGCCTCCGTCTAGGGAGTAGACGACGGCGGTTTT
It includes:
- a CDS encoding ATPase domain-containing protein; this translates as MPKKAEAPEECQQYRGPKREDVVRLCAELGGLRHLAVKNVVELAQMLELEDDLEKAEEVLASIRRAAGVGARVVPVSEAVKTYAAAEVLKTHVSEFDEKTPWGGLRFGYIYGLAGEYGAGKSMFAIQASVLAALAGKRVVYIDTEGALNLSLFERVAKRFGSDLTALSDRLHITQVIDPVDLKEVLLSLRAVDVVVVDSMVSHALRAQFRGRERLAARQQLLAYFLDILRRMAAVYGTLSILTDQVIDVPDFFSSKRPAGGNVLLHGVHALFLMRRPNKQKAEGVMIPLDVPGMAPTTEIRYEIRDDGLY
- a CDS encoding type IV secretory system conjugative DNA transfer family protein; amino-acid sequence: MTLYTQLFRLVTAVEGNALITGLPGTGKTSFVKWSLRDVPSDYAVVVYDTAGDFRNCDFAGRFSVNPLDLPTPRVVEILEESLAATYGEYPYLLTPAMAELLHRTVEKGAHTLSQVRRGVLDVAEPHEMDTAYALRRRLVHFDGPQFEKTDVPIRHGASTCVDVSGLDRVGRLAYVLAHLELTRDVKNVIYVVDEAHRFLAFTSRYSLLTDHLRTGRSRGRFFVLVSHSYREFQRHVGYVKMVVRFPDWDLDESKTTPLQPSEAFITVRAASLRSAEALAKLLPLRGTWAQFRITVPPYAERPTA
- a CDS encoding ATP-binding protein, which translates into the protein MNYYDKTLALFGLSLLAIAIMAKAYPPLALLAVLPVVAWGEEVLVWIHTRVAPLEPLRVAHREPGVEAAFDPRRGLYHVFWRAEPIHSVYGISAAPRLHEMYAKLSLRRGEWVAYFVWGDRKYIRYTARRLAPERLRQVELILKEYYVLNKAEPWLSSRKQPGRWPYLTALLFIPLALISSGWFLLAIPLWLFVYRRVRRWYRVPYLLLSLSHVSRASFLPASREMLEAMASAEAAAFGMMEKWAVAFTDMPPEVVHKKFVKVYEGRDTGKRLIRIRELSEFVERMARYNERPILLYPYGSKDLHSIYMTQDWIATYDFWALRNGVKALSHDLSRFPMFYGGKLLAVGREVVLAYDRFGRPVSVDLDALPTVHGVVIGASGLGKSWTVGSWLGVLAEAGVDVVVVDPHGDYLKWAVLHGAQVVEVPEELPSDMPEVLSRSMWFRRLAGEYGLDAGENAEAVKAVLERMASMAGYSPRFVDVGGRHVVFSVYKARKDAALQAFFYGVLLVYLLAKHVDERVERVRTVIVFDEARLISKRGVPGYSTLSSMLEEIVMGGRKYGLAIWFVLQLETQLEHDLLRSASVQLLFGGGEDVVKPLAHVLYLDEADTAYLLTTVTPREASLSGQPYAMAIMRIKPRNLKYHVKIPLDPRLK
- a CDS encoding AAA family ATPase yields the protein MRTVKTAVVYSLDGGVGKTTLATVMSIAKGFTLVIDADWEKAELSQLFRVPRRPGWVAPFQGKQIYVHQVNPTLYILPGYDAVELYQKDQSVVKELELALLEWIEYLPQFVDKTKLPVDTVVIDTTPALRTELLESLQKLGLYTVFVGDGRMLSKVSDVKAEQYNRYTGFASAVVINQIDRSEVLQARRITPYVLRHVGHIRQYHADSVAAAILRDRENRRSVEELLTKIKS